From Osmerus mordax isolate fOsmMor3 chromosome 7, fOsmMor3.pri, whole genome shotgun sequence:
ctcacctccgctGGCGTCCAGCAGCTCGGTCCTCTTGACAAAGCCCAGGTACCCGGTGCGGGCCCACAGGGTCTGGGGCTCCCCGAAGCTCAGCCGGGTGTTGAAGTGGTCCGCCTGCAGGCTCTCCTCGCCGTAGATGGTGTAGTAGCCGCTGGCGCTGTGAGGGCTGTTCACCCAgatctgacacacgcacacagatacacacgcgCAGGGAGTGGAATATGAGGCCCAAAACAAGTGGGTCTATCATGGATTTGACGAGGGGAGGTAACAGGGGAAAGGACACTTACCTCCCCGAGATGGGAGTCTCCCAATGGACCCCTGGTCTCTGGGTTGACAATGATCACCCTCACCCCTGGGAGAATCTGAGAGGACAGAACGGTCCATGTTCAATAGCACAGCCAATCTACCCTGCACGAGCTAGAACAGACACGCACGGCAACTCCTGGAGGTCAAGTGTGGGCTGACAGTCGTCGGGAAGGAGATACTCACTGTTCCGGACTCCATGAGTGGAAGACTCTGAGGTgctcccctctccaccagcctcacTCTGGAAGGCACACACATGGGACAGGAACACAGTCAGTGTGTGGCTCTCTGGTCTCTGTAGTTCTACAGCTCTATTTCCTGGAGCCGGCTAGCTACGGTCTGGTGTCTGGGACCTACCTGTCATGGCGGAGGGACTTCATATCCACGTAGACCGTGGAAGGGTCTGGTCCAGAAGTACCCTGTAGGGGAGGCACAGAGGGGAAAGTTGAGCTAGCACCCTGTGTACCCGAGGTATCCATGTTGTATTAAACACTGCTGCTTTAAAGAGAGAGTTGtcggacacccacacacactcgtactaCACGTGTATTAACACGTTTGCGGAACGCAACTGTGAGCCGGTATGTGTCCACGCTCAGGTGTGTTTGCACGtgcgtactgtgtgtgtgtgtccatgtccgtgtgtgtgtgtgtccccacctGCAGGCAGATGGCCAGGTTGACCCTGGAGCCGAAGGCGGTGCTGACGGCGCGGGGCGACAGCCCCAGGTCTTTGAAGAGCTTGGAGAAGGactgggtgagggtgaggcGCGGGCGCTCCTCTGCTATCACCACGCAGCTCCTCACGCACGACAGGTTCACTCCCCTCGCCTGCAACACACACGGCCCCGCACGGGGGCGGCAGGGGTGAGGTCGAGAACGCACGTGCTCAGTGTGTGACGGTGtgcgcgcgcgagagagagacagagagatagtgtgagtgtgagagagatagtgtgagtgtgcatgtgtcagtgagagagagagagagagagagagagagagagagagagagagagagagagagagagagagagatagtgtgagtgagtgagtgagtgagtgagtgagtgagtgagtgagtgagtgtgcatgtgtcagtgagagagagagagagagatagtgtgtgtgagtgagtgtgagagagagagagagtgtgtatgtgagtgtgtgatcctGACCTTCAGGATCTCCGTCTGCATGCCCAGGCCCTTGGTGCAGAGCTCCATGACAGAGTAGGAGCAGAAGGTGTCTCTGATCTTGTACTGACTGAGCGTGCTCAGCCACAGGGGCAGGGCGCCCTCCAGCTCCAGAGGGGGGATCAGGATGGACTGGTGGCCAGagtacacgctacacacacacacacacacacacacacacacacgaagggaCATCCTAATTGACATGgtgtgtgcagtctgtgtggtGGTTTGTATTTTGAACATTTATTTGGggaattgttgttgttgttgaacagcacattacagtaaaaaaatgttttatgacAACAAAGGATTTGTGCTTTATTAGACAGTTGTTAAGTGTGGTGTGACAGCGTGTAGTGTGACAGCAGAggcaggaaaagggagagaggagaagggaagcaAAGGGCCCAGGCCGGATTCGGACCCACGCCGCTGCAGTAAGGCCTGGGCCTGCAGTAAGGCCTGGGCCTGCAGTAAGGCCTGGGCCTGCAGTAAGGCCTGGGCCTGCAGTAAGGCCTGGGCCTGCAGTAAGGCCTGGGCCTGCAGTAAGGCCTGGGCCTGCAGTAAGGCCTGGGCCTGCAGTAAGGCCTGGGCCTGCAGTAAGGCCTGGGCCTGCAGTAAGGCCTGGGCCTGCAGTAAGGCCTGGGCCTGCAGTAAGGCCTGGGCCTGCAGTAAGGCCTGGGCCTGCAGTAAGGCCTGGGCCTGCAGTAAGGCCTGGGCCTGCAGTAAGGCCTGGGCCTGCAGTAAGGCCTGGGCCTGCAGTAAGGCCTGGGCCTGCATGGTACTGATCCGGTGAGCTGTCGGGATGGAAAAGGACTGGAaatgcagagtgtgtgtatccTACCTGGAGAGGCACCACAGTACAAAGCCCAGGCCACAGTAGGGGTCCAGGCAGATGGCTATTTGGCGGGACGAGTACAGCTCGCACTGCAGCTTGATGGAGCGACACAGAGTACTGGTGGCAGCATgggacatctgaacacacacacagtttaaaaTGAGTTTTTCCATCAATCACATTCAACTTGAGAGGGGAAGTGTCAGCCAGTCTCTGGGACAGTCCAGAGAGGCCCGTACCTTGACGCCAGTGAGCATGCCCGTGGTGGACACGCTGAAGTCCAGGTAGGCCAGCATCTCTGCTGTGGGGGGCTTGTAGATCTGGGGGGGCCGTCTCCTGGGGAGgtcatctggacacacacacacacaatacctttTAAGATAAGGGCCTGACTCGAACAACTACAGAACCAGAAGCAAGACCCCATGGTGGGAGAACTGGGGtgtggtgagacagacagacagacggacggacagacggacagacggacagacagacggacagacggacggacagacagacagacggacggacagacggacggacagacggagggggagaggtacCGGTGTCTATGATGGTGGGCCAGGTCTTGATGTTGACGCTGGCGGCGGCCTCTCTGGACCTGAGGATTCTCATGAGGGGCTGGGTGGTGAGGATGCACGCTGCCTTGCTCacctgcaggagagggagggggggggaaggaagagtaaaaggaggaaacaggaagtggacaaaaaaaagagaaaagcagTGATGACAGACACCATAGATATAGACTAGACAGAAAACAGTCTCAGAGGGGGGGTCGCTGGCTTACGTCTATGATCATCCGGACCGTGGGGAGGGTAGCGGCCAggttttgggggtggggggggcgcacGGTCACGGGGATGACTCCGGCGTAGAGACAGCCGTAGAAGGCCGCAATCAGGTCGATCCCTGGgcgtcagacagacacagttggCCAACAGAGATGCACAATGACATCATGGTTTAGGGGAGAAGTCCACCAGGCGGTGAGAGAAAAGCTGGGACGAACAGCGCCGTGAACAGCCTTGGTTGTACTGCTcgctcgcgtgtgtgtgagtgtgtgagtgtgtgtgtacacagctgACCTGGAGGATAGAGCAGCACCACGTTGTCTCCCGTGTTgaggcctcctctctccagcagggctGAGGTGATCTTCTCCGCACGCTTGTGCAGCTGGACACAGGTGGCTGTGCACACTGCCACCCCCTGGAGGACAGAAAGGGTATTACACCCCGGCACAGCTCAGTGGGCACGCTTGATTCTACCGTCATGTGTGTATAACATGaggacatactgtgtgtgtgtgtgtgtgtgtgtgggagggggggttaccTTGGCGTTGAGCAGCACGTACAGAACGTGCTCTGGGTCAGTCTGGGCTCTCCACTGTAAGGCCTCAGACAAGAACTGGTGCTGCAGGGATACAGATGGagcagagagtgtgagtgtgtgtttgtgagagtgtgtgtgtgtgtgtgtgcgtgtattcaaGACATTCAACACAGAATCCCCCCCGACCAAGTGAAACGCCCTCTCGATAACAGCGCCCCAtttccccaaccccacccccacccccttcttttttgggggggtctgaAACTAAAATGGCCTCCATCTCTGCCCGGTGAGTAGAGAAACgacgttttcaattccacttggCCTGGTTAGAAACACGACGATCACAGAAGCCAGCAGGCCTCTGCAGGGGCAGCCCAGAGAGGCTCCCAGCTGTCAACACCAACAGCAAGCAAAGCTTTGGAGGCCCACGGGTGAACCCAAGGACAGAATACAGGAACAGTTGGATGACaagaggcggggaggggggcgggagtTAGCCACAgcgcagtaaacacacacacacacacacagggtgctgGCCATGCCCTCCCAGGCTAGCATTCTTCTGTGCCACCTACTGTCAGACCAGGGTGGCAGCGCccctggtggagagaggagacgcGGGCAGGAGAGATGCATGCAGACTGggctgacctcacacacacacacacgcacgcacacgcgctgAGGGACTGCCACTGGTAACCaagcacaccaccaccaccaccaccaccaccaagcaGCGGCTCCAGCAACACTAGCCCCTCCCACCCGCCGTGCCCGGCCAATCGGCTCTTACCATCACAGCGGGCCACATGGCGAGCTACCCAGCGAGAGCAGAACGGACAACATAACACAGCCTTAGGACAGGAAGTCAGCAGTCACCACTTCCTGTTCACATCCAGCCCTCACCTCAAGTTTCTAGCATCTCTAACTCTGCAGTAGATGTCAATAATACACTGGGATAAGGAATTTCTTCTGGGTTTTTTTTGTACATACGCTGTTCTCAGTTACTATTTCCCGTCTGGGATCGATAAGTTCTAGCTTTCTTCTTTCTAATTCCAactatctgtctgtccatcttttatatctatccatctctccctccatccacccatctCCCAGTAGCTCTAGCGGTGTGTGTAGCAGATGTTGTTCTCCAGGCTCCACCCAGACAGCAGGTCTGGGTGGAGTCTGGCTGGGCTCACCTTCCTGACCAGGCCCTCGTCCTCCACCACGCCCAGCTCCCGGCCGGTTGCCTGGGCGATCCTCTTCCCTGCTACCAGGTTCCCCACCATGATGGACGCTGGCCCCACCCCCACTGTCCCTCAAACACAGCAGGGTCACACACATGGGACATCACACTGATACAATACAGAGGAATTTCACCAATGTGCAGTTTGTGTGGTTTTTGCAGATTGGAACTGCCCGTGTGTGTTTTAGTCACTGTGGACTTGTGAATAGCCATGAACTTGGGCAACTGTTTATCCTTGTATTGTATATACAGAatgagaaaatgtgtccaaacgttTGACTggtaatgtatatatatatatatatatataacaattAAATTTGTCCAAATCTGTAAAAAAGGAAAGATTATAGAGAAGATCATCTTTCCTTTTTTACAGATTTGGACCCATGAGTTTGAAATAACGTGAAACCAAATTGAATCGATATCACATTACAATACATCATGACATCATTAAAACAACTTAACACTTCTTATTGCAAACAAACTAAGATGAATTCTCTTTCCCCCCTGGCTTACTGGATCTCTCAGATGGCAGccctagccctgaccccagccctgaccccagccctgaccccagccctgaccccagccctgaccccagccctgaccccagccctgaccccagccctgaccccagccctgaccccagcccgcCTCTCTGCTCACCTGGCTGTTTCTGCCGGGGCTTGGGCAGGTTGGTGACGCAGGTGTGGGGGCACAGCAGGATGTTGCAGGGGTGCAGGTTGCCCTCCAGGAAGTTCTGCTTGGTCTCCGAGATGTGGATTCCTCCCAGGGGCGTCTTGGGCAGCGTGTTGGCGGGTACCAGGGCCAGGCAGTACAGCCCCACCTGGTGGATGCTGTCTATGGcctggggaggacacacacacacacacacacacacacacacacacacaggtacacgcacacatacacacacacacagagaaatacacacacacagatatacacacacgggtacacgcacacacacacacacacacacaggtacacactgtTTAGGTACAGTAGCATGGGGATCTGTGAAAAACATGGAGATTTAGACCATCGACCGTGacaatgtggagagagagatactgtcgTTGACCAGAGCAGGGATGGACAGATCGTGTTGATGGATTTAGGTGGGGTTTGATGAAGGGATGATGGGAGTACCTGCAGGACTCTGCTCATCCACTGGAAGCTGTCCTCCTCGCTGGCGTCTGGCCTCTGCTCGGCCACGATCACGATCCTCTCATCGTAGAACACCGTCACGGAGAACACGGCGATCCTGACGCACACCAGGAACACGCCGCATTCAGGAGGGCAGACACACGCTGcataccagcacacacacacacacgcacgcacgctggatacagcgacacacacacacacaccacgtgcACGCAGACGCACCTGCCCCTGTAGACTGTTTTGACGGGCTCCACAGCCAGTGCGGTGGCCACCAGGTCGTCAGCGTTGTGCCGTCGTCCGCTCACGGTCAGCAGGCCTTCGTTCTTCCCCACCACAAACACCAGgctgccctgggggggggggggggagggggggggggagggagaggtcagCTAGCCAATAGGGTGATACGGTGTTTTAAagaatgaaatgaaatcattttgtgtgtgtgaatacatgtacatgtattgggtgggtggggtgcgTGTGCACTTATGTACATGTATAGATGtaaatgtgtgagtgagtgagtgagtgagtgagtgagtgagtgagtgagtgtgagtgagagtgagagtgtgagtgtcttACTGGCCCGACGAAGCCGAGCAGCCCAGTGCGGGTGAAGGGGATCTCTCCTATAGGAGCTCCAGCCTGGTTCACTGGTATGACCTGcagatgaggacacacacacacttgagtccAGTTCACAGTAGAGGCCAGTCATGAGTAGAACAGAGGGCAGAGTTGACAGTAGAACAGACAGTATAGTTGACAGTAGAACAGACAGTATAGTTGACAGTAGAACAGACAATAAGAGTTGACGGTAGAACAGACAGTAGAGTtgacagtagaacagagagTAGAGTTGACAGTAGAACAGACAGTAGAGTTCACAGTAGAATAGACAGTAGAGTTGACAGTATAGTTGACGGTAGAACAGACAGTAGAGTTGACAGTAGAACCGACAGTAGAGTTCACAGTAGAACAGACAGTAGAGTTGACAGTATAGTTGACGGTAGAACAGACAGTAGAGTTGACAGTAGAACCGACAGTAGAGTTGACAGTAGAACAGACAGTAGAGTTCACAGTAGAACAGACAGTAGAGTTGACAGTATAGTTGACGGTAGAACAGACAGTAGAGTTGACAGTAGAACCGACAGTAGAGTTGACAGTAGAACAGACAGTAGAGTTGACAGTAGAACAGACAGTAGAGTTGACAGTATAGTTGACGGTAGAACAGACAGTAGAGTTGACAGTAGAGTTGACAGTAGAGTCGACAGTAGAACAGACAGTAGAGTCGACAGTAGAGTTGACAGTAGAGCAGACAGTAGAGCAGACAGTAGAGCAGACAGTAGAGCAGACAGTAGAGCTGACAGTAGAGCAGACAGTAGAGTTGACAGTAGAGCAGACAGTAGAGCAGACAGTAGAGCAGACAGTAGAGCAGACAGTAGAGTTGACAGTAGAACAGACAGTAGAGCAGACAGTAGAGCAGACAGTAAAGTTGACAGTAGAGCAGACAGTAGAGCAGACAGTAGAGCTGACAGTAGAACAGACAGTAGAACAGACAGTAGAGCAGACAGTAGAGCAGACAGTAGAGCAGACAGTAAAGTTGACAGTAGAGCAGACAGTAGAACAGAGGGCAGAGCTGACAGTAGAACAGACAGTAGAGCAGACAGTAGAGCAGACAGTAGAGCAGACAGTAAAGTTGACAGTAGAGCAGACAGTAGAACAGAGGGCAGAGCTGACAGTAGAACAGACAGTAGAGCTGACAGTAGAACAGACAGTAGAGCAGACAGTAGAACAGACAGTAGAACAGACAGTAGAGCAGACAGTAGAGCAGACAGTAGAGCTGACAGTAGAACAGAGGGCAGAGCTGAGACCTCGAAGGTGTTCTTGGTGACTCCAGGGAGGCCGTAGTACATGGTGCCTCCGGCGCGAGAGTTGAGGACGATCTCTCCGATCTCATCCGTCTTACACAGCTGAGGAGGCCCGTCAGGCTTCACTATACACATCagagctgggacacacacacacacacgtcatgagTCTAATCTTTGCTCTCACGTGCACAAGTGAGCATGTCGTTCCAACACAAGCATCAAAACTGTCAATGATGGTCTAGTAGACTGCATGTTAACTGGCAAGCATGAGCAGATCTTGACGTAGTGTGGTAAAcaagtgtgtagtgtagtgtggtAAAcaagtgtgtagtgtagtgtggtAAACAAGTGTGTAGTGTGGTAAAcaagtgtgtagtgtagtgtggtaaactagtgtgtagtgtgtgtgtgctgtcctgaGGGCAGCTGGCCGGGCTGTCAGACCTCCAGGCATGACGTGGCCCACGTCCTGCACGGTGAGGGCCGAGTTCTTGTCCTCCGTGTTGACCCTGATCACCCCGTGGCTCAGACCCCCCATGGAGAGAATGGCcctggctgggaggggggcaccGCGGGCACcgggcctggggggggagggagggagggaggggggatataTAGTATATGTTGATGGCCAATTTTGAAAACGACCTGACTCAAAtgcagtttctgtgtgtgtgtgtgtgtgtgtgtgtgtcagggctgcaGTACCTGCGTATGGCCACAGTGAGGGCCTCGGGGGACGAGGCACAGGGGCAGATGACCTCGGGCTTCAGGCCGTGGGACTGGAACACATTGAGGAAGGCGTCGCAGGACGACACAGACCCTGACGGAAGCAGCGTACCCAGGGTGAGTGGAAATACACCCcacaacactgacacactgggaAAGACTGTCCTTAGTaacactcacactgacacactgggaAAGACTGTCCTTAGTaacactcacactgacacactgggaAAGACTGTCCTTAGTaacactcacactgacacactgggaAAGACTGTCCTTAGTaacactcacactgacacactgggaAAGACTGTCCTTAGTaacactcacactgacacactgggaAAGACTGTCCTTAGTaacactcacactgacacactgggaAAGACTGTCCTTAGTaacactcacactgacacactgggaAAGACTGTCCTTAGTaacactcacactgacacactgggaAAGACTGTCCTTAGTaacactcacactgacacactgggaAAGACTGTCCTTAGTaacactcacactgacacactgggaAAGACTGTCCTTAGTAACACTCATTCAGCAAAGTAGTTTACTGTTGTGGGTAACATGCAAAGTAGACAATGTTTGCGGATGCTTTGATATGCCGTTCTGAAAAGTGCTTTTTTTTGTacaagtgtgtttgtatgtgcgtgtgtgtgtgtgtctgtgtgtgtgtgtgtgcgtgtctcacaGGGGTTGGCTCCATCTGCCACTATGAGCATGCGTATGGAGGACAGGTTGGTGTCTCGTTGGTCCCTGTGGGCCATCATGGCCCAGTGGAGATCCCGACACTTCACTAAGGCAACGCGTGCtagagggacacacacaaacacacaatcaagtCTGACTCATATACACTACATCACAACACTAAATTATAACTCGAAATGAAGTGACACAATGGTTAGATTGTACTTCATATAGTCACTATGCTTAAGTTACAGAATATGAGGTTAGAACAGTGACTTGGCAGATTCTTCACCTTTGTGAATGTGGACCCTCTGCACCCAGGACATTGGACAGGCCTTCATGACTGCATAGGGAACCGTGATGGTGTGGATTCTGTTCATGACGCTCTgggaccaaaacacacacacacacacaatcatcatcatcctaaTCCCTGCCCCAAAAGCACGACCTGTGGctcttgcctgcctgtctctctcaccgttAGAACGCCGTGCCACAAGCCCATGTCCTTCTTACAGTCCAGCACGTTGACCAACGTCTCtcctgagggacacacacacacacacgcacaggtcaGATACACACAACCATCATTTCCCATCCCTACCCCAATTATAATGAAGCTTTGAGGCCCACATTTAGCTCACAACACTTACATCTACACAACGTTTGATGGCATCAGCAAAATTGACCTTTTTTAGCGAAGCGGTGTTTGCGATATGAGGTTGCATTTCCTTGGCATTGACCACTGTATTACTGCTAGAACTGGGCACTTTTAGTCCTTGATTATTTGCTGCACTTTAGTAATAAAAATAAACCAGTGCCAAGTGAGTAAATGTGAATAGTGCATTGGACATAAATTACCCCGCTCTCGTTCCACAGCCCGGCCCCACTGCATTGTCTCACTGACGCATTTATCTGGTGTAAAACACCACTcttgcacccccccacccccacccccaccatctcgtATGATCACCCCAGGAACTGGTGTTAGAGCTGTGTTGAGTAGTGAGAGCTGTGTTGAGTAGT
This genomic window contains:
- the dip2ba gene encoding disco-interacting protein 2 homolog B-A, with translation MADQGVDLSGLPKEVRDHLAELDLELSEGDITQKGYEKKRAKLLAPYVPQMSPGVELSLPDVQLSPGHSADPSPEGPEGPGPSSASRHHRSHRSGGARDDRYRSDIHTEAVQAALAKHKEEKMALPMPTKRRSAFVQSPVDNGTPPDTSSASEDEGSLRRQAALSAALAQSLQSPDYWINRSVQSSSTSSSASSTLSHGEAKTQPQTQPPTTSALADILAITRIESVPPDVTSSTPQERGSRLDLPPSAAAVRGMSRGQSRCSMLDTADGVPVNSRVSTKIQQLLNTLKRPKRPPLSEFFLDDSEEIVEVPQPDPNTPRPEGRQIIPVKGEPLGVVSNWPPALQAALARWGATQAKSPALTALDITGKPLYTLTYGKLWSRSLKLAYTLLNKLGTKSEPVLKPGDRVALVYPNSDPAMFWVAFYGCLLAEVIPVPIEVPLSRQDAGSQQIGFLLGSCGVSLALTSEVCLKGLPKTPNGEIVQFKGWPRMKWVVTDTKYLTKPSKDWQPHIPTANTDTAYIEYKASKEGTVMGVAVSKVSLLTHCQALTQACNYCEGETLVNVLDCKKDMGLWHGVLTSVMNRIHTITVPYAVMKACPMSWVQRVHIHKARVALVKCRDLHWAMMAHRDQRDTNLSSIRMLIVADGANPWSVSSCDAFLNVFQSHGLKPEVICPCASSPEALTVAIRRPGARGAPLPARAILSMGGLSHGVIRVNTEDKNSALTVQDVGHVMPGALMCIVKPDGPPQLCKTDEIGEIVLNSRAGGTMYYGLPGVTKNTFEVIPVNQAGAPIGEIPFTRTGLLGFVGPGSLVFVVGKNEGLLTVSGRRHNADDLVATALAVEPVKTVYRGRIAVFSVTVFYDERIVIVAEQRPDASEEDSFQWMSRVLQAIDSIHQVGLYCLALVPANTLPKTPLGGIHISETKQNFLEGNLHPCNILLCPHTCVTNLPKPRQKQPVGVGPASIMVGNLVAGKRIAQATGRELGVVEDEGLVRKHQFLSEALQWRAQTDPEHVLYVLLNAKGVAVCTATCVQLHKRAEKITSALLERGGLNTGDNVVLLYPPGIDLIAAFYGCLYAGVIPVTVRPPHPQNLAATLPTVRMIIDVSKAACILTTQPLMRILRSREAAASVNIKTWPTIIDTDDLPRRRPPQIYKPPTAEMLAYLDFSVSTTGMLTGVKMSHAATSTLCRSIKLQCELYSSRQIAICLDPYCGLGFVLWCLSSVYSGHQSILIPPLELEGALPLWLSTLSQYKIRDTFCSYSVMELCTKGLGMQTEILKARGVNLSCVRSCVVIAEERPRLTLTQSFSKLFKDLGLSPRAVSTAFGSRVNLAICLQGTSGPDPSTVYVDMKSLRHDRVRLVERGAPQSLPLMESGTILPGVRVIIVNPETRGPLGDSHLGEIWVNSPHSASGYYTIYGEESLQADHFNTRLSFGEPQTLWARTGYLGFVKRTELLDASGDRHDALFVVGYLDETLELRGLRYHPIDIETSVSRAHRSIAESAVFTWTNLLVVVAELAGSEQEALDLVPLVTNVVLEEHHLIVGVVVVVDPGVIPINSRGEKQRMHLRDSFLADQLDPIYVAYNM